atattataatataattcacataaacatacatataatcatttaatggcataattaatcaattatggccctcccgcctcctaatcaaggtcataaaccttattaggaattttggggcattacagtatcagagcggtctaggtttaagggttcctgaagactggctgggcatgtacactcgccgctaaagacaagctttacccagggtttggtaactatatatatgtgattgtaTGCTTAAATTCTTAAATGAaatgtaaatgctttatttgtatgattaatagggagcatgagatatactgatagagCTTGGCCCTTGACTTCTATGTGAAtatgatgaggcatgcttattagccttGCTACTATATGTGAATAAGTGTTTAAATGCttatttgcatcttgattgcatattgttggttgagtttcaatTTTGTACCATGGAAAGAATGTTAACCTATCATCATTGCCTGatcgccgagtcgttgattgcatatAGACTTGGATAGTTATGTATCCAAGGTGATCAATACGACTAGTCAGCACAGGAGttaaggctagagatgatgagcagggccaaaacactccgccagtccctgagaactggcagtaggtacttgctgatatgcaagccaggctAGAGATTCAGGAACAACATATTCGCCTTTTGAGACAGCAGACTCCGTCAGGGAGTGCCGCACCTACTGtgccacctgctgtggcaccAGCTGTACAACCAATTGATGCtgggaacaggtgggaacccctttatgaacgattcaggagacaacatcctccaacctttgagggaagACCAGATCCATTAATCACCTCCatcttggactttatgagggtggaaggtaatgacatgGTGGCTTGTACCACCTATATGCTTatagaggatgcccgtattttgtgggaggtggcatcacagactcggGATGTTTCTACTTTGAGCTGGGATGAGTTCAAAGATTTGTTCAACCAAAAGTATTAcaacgttgccatcagggcagcaaaggtgaatgagttcatgggtttggtacagggcagcatgacgGTTACTAAGTATACCCTGAATTTTGAtaggctagcaaagtttgcaccggaCTTAGTGCCTACAAATACAGCCAGATAGGACAAGTtcgttcgagggcttaatgctatgatagctcggaATGTGAGGATTACATCGGTACCTGGGCAGATGACTTATGCtcaggctattgagaaggctcttactgctaaggaggcagagaataagatctggagggagaacgctgcgagacgggatgttcgcagggcagtgcctccatatacagGGTCTAGTAGGGGAAAAtgccccagtgattagaagaggaagatccctgacacctcgaccactgctggtcctgataggaaggGTCAGGGTGTCTAGGGTGGCCGCCAGGGGGGTAGTGAGGCATGGAGGaattatccagagtgcacgaggtgcaggaagcACCATCTTGGTGAAagtcgggccaaggcttgttaCCTGTgcagggtggttggacacctcaagagaGATTGCCTGACACTGAAAaaggaggaaccagggaaggtggacagcttgactctagctcgagtgttcaccctgacgcagacAGAgtctgaggctagtccctcagtagtgacatgtCAACTTTTtagcgctggctcttcatatactatactgattgactctggtgctacacattcatttgtttctagtaaagtgattgatagattgtgtagaccgaCTGAGTACTATACCACGAGGtgtgggactatactgcctactagggagctggtagtttctaggagatggattagagcaattccagtgatggtagatagtagggaactatcaatagatttgataggtttttaaaattagaagttagtattatttaattaagaacatattttaaggtgagctttattatatatattttctaactataattaatggtgtagaattatagttgagtagaatgaattaaatttattaaaatatatatatatatatatgtttgcatgaatgaaacttgtgTCTTCCATAGTTTCTATCTTATTCTAAttctttaattttgtttatttagtgtttaaaatttttttttttcaaagttacattatttttaatttactaatctttctttttacttgtattttacctcaaTGTGGATACAATATAGCCTGATTACTACTGCGactgcttaggagtttattgaGCAATATCAATTTTTGGCACCGTTCCCGAGGATATAATTTTACAATTAAAAGGTTTGCAtagtgaataattttttttatttattttaaaaaaagtataatttttttaagttctctttaattgtttttctcactaattttcatttttagtttctttttatttattcattttttctatttatttattttctcttaattttaggtttagaattttattttctagatttaggcTTTTTCTATAAAAagcataaaaatttgaatcataaaattttaacgcataaaaaacaaagtattgagaacatttgtgtaattttagAAATCAGcaaaaaccaaacttgttctgtcttagaaaaatttgttattaaataaggtttgtgctagcgttaccctccaacccTTTCTAAGAACCTCaaggagttctagaaaagctcttacgcctaaagtggtaccttggcagccttcccaATTGGTCTGGGAAtatttttggtgtatacttattacactattacacactttcgcttataatacttacaaaaaaatatatataaatttatgccACAAAATATAGATGCACTAGGGAGATTCATGAGACAACAAGTAGAAGCTTTAGAGAACTCTCTTCTCTTAACTCGTCATCTTCTTCTATTCGTTCACATTCACCCAATTCATCGAGACTTCCTGAACCACCCATgatggctcatcaagatgaagtccaaccaaAAACACTACAGGATTATTTGCATCCTACACATACagccacaccttcatgcataatgtatcccaacaatatgccaaattttgatttcaaacccggcatgcttaacctcttaccaaccttccataggttggaaaatgagagtcaATACATGCATATACAAgaattcgaagaggtggtggctacattcaacaactaagctgatgtcaccaacattgtgagattgaagttctttcctttgtctctcaaagacaaagcaaaaaggctggttgtattccttaaggcctagatTTATAGCACTATTTGCCAAATATTTTCCACTCCATGCCATAAGACTAGCAACCTTAAGAGGAAAATCTCTACCTTCATCAagaaagaccatgaaactttccattaggtctgggagaggtttagagatttgataaatcaatgcccacatcatggatacgaaagCTGGCGTTTGGTCAGCTATTTTTATGACGCTCTCACAACCGGACAAGGAcaattcgtacaaatgatgtacaaattccttcaaaaagatcccAATAAAGCTTTCGAGTACCTCGACGGTTTCGTTGAAAAttcctacacatggaatggaccgaGTTCTATGGACAAGCCACGATCAATCAGAATCTACCAATTGAGGGAAGATGACAATGTCAAAAGCCAAATTAAATCATTGAGAAAACAATTTGAGACTTTCAAAACTCAACaaggtagaggaatccacatgGTCGCAAAAGTAGAGGcacgagatccatgcttcatATGTAGAGGGACAGAACATCAACCACAAGAGTGCCCTGCTTTTGGTGAGTtaagaggaggaaatgaggaacaatacaatgctttaggggattacaagaagcCTTATAACTAAGCTTTAGGGGTCGGCTCAGCTTGTGGATACATGTCACATTTGCAGAGGAGCTTGGCCAGGCGTCTTGGCTAGGGCTTGGCTCATCTCAACGAATCAAAAGCCCACATGTGGCAGCTGGTAGTGGAAGGGAAGTTAGGACTGGGCAATTGGGCTCGGGTTAGGGCCATATTTTTGGGCTTGATCTTGTCAAAAATTCCATTTTATTCATCTTTCTTCAATTATatattcttttttcttctttatttttctttgtgtcaaaatacaatTATTTCTTGAAAatcaaacacaaattaaattaagattaatattttcaaatataaaatatattacaataaatccatgaaaatattaattaagacttaattaattttatactttaaaattaataaaatgatatttttgagcactaatcaggtGGAGTGGGGACAATGTGGCTTCTTTGATTGTGTGTATATACAATACATATATATTCCATTGAATGCTGATGATTcctactaattttttttatgttttcgtAATGAAACTTTAAGAGATTTTTGTTCAAGTACTATGAATCTGTGTATCAGGGTCGGCCTAAGGTTTTTTGGGGCCtttgatgaagaagaaaaaaaactatattttttaattttaatatatcaTCCAAATTTAACTAAAAAATTTACACCCACATAATAAAGTCAAATATTCTAAATAAAAGTACTACAAATTTATTATTCAAAGTTGTAGATGAATTCTCCAATAAGCAAATTTTCTTCTCCAACTTTTTCACAATGAACAATCTCCAAGTCATAGAACCTAACAAGAATATCAATTAAAACAAAATGATTAAAAAAGAATAAACAACAATAATTGATTCATTTAAAATTTTATCTTTCTTGCTTTTTGGGATGCAAATTTGTTAATCAAATCATTGTATTCAAGTTTATCTAGTAAATTATGCTTAATAGAAAACATTGCCAATCCACTCAATCGTTCTTGCAACATAGTTGATCTTAAATAAGACTTTATCAATTTCAATTTTGAAAAACTTCTCTCTGTTGAAACAACTATTACAGGAATAGTTAGCAATATTCTATAAGCAATGTATGCATTTGGAAGTGAATCAATCTTTTTTATGTAATCAAGTATTTCAATTGAACTATTATTTTCATTTGGAAAAAATTTTCTCAACACTTTTAATTCCGAAAACAAATCTAAACCATCAATATCAAAAAATCCATTATATTTCAAAACATTTTCGAGGTTTAAAGAATGATATTTTAAAGCATCTTCATTCAATGTTTTTAGTTTCTTCAAATTGAATAAAAATCCAAAAATGTTTGCATACACTTGAAATTGTTCAAATCTATTTCTTTGTGAACAAATAATTTGAtcaataatgaaaagaaaatagtCAATCTGAAATGATTCTTCAATAGATTTTActatatcatcatcatcatcatcaattaTTTCATCAAATTATTTTTTCCTACGAATCACACATTTTTCACAAAATTTAGGCTCGATTTCCATCTCATTTGCAATTTCTTTAGCTGAAATCATAGCAGAAACAAATCCATCTttcatataattttcaaaataagaAAGAAGGCCATCTAACTGATTTATAGCATTGTCAATATCCATATTTTTACATTGTAAATTTTTACTAATTGAATTGACAGCAAACAAAATATCAAACCAAATAGTCATGCCcaacaaaaattcaaaattctCTAATTCATAGGTTGCTAGATATTTAGCTTTACTCTTTATTTTAGGATTATCACTTGTTATCGCTAGTTCAAGCAAAGCATCTCTTATTTTTGGAGTTTGAAATCTAATTGCCTTAACACTTTCAATACGAATTTCCCAACGAGTTTGAGACAATGATTTCACAGTCAAagtagatatattatttttcaatattgtCCATCACTTAGGTGAAGAAGAGAATAATGAATATATACGTTGTAAAACACCAAAAAATGATACAGCTTTAACACAAGAATTAACAACATCACAAAGTACTAAATTAAGATTATGACAACCACAAGGTGTATATAATGCTCTAGGATTTAACTATAATAATCTCTTTTGTATACCTTGGTGCTTTCCTTTCATGTTCGATCCATTATCATATCCTTGTCCTCTTATGTCATTAATGTCAAGTTTCAAATTTTCAATTTCTTTTGTGAGTTCACTAAAAAGTCATTTTCCAGAAGTATCATCCacttttgaaaatcccaaaaaatattaTTCCACTCTTATTGGACTAGTTGAGATATTTACACACCTCAATATAAGAGATATTTGTTATTGATGACTTAAATCAGGAGTACAATCAAGTATAACTGAAAAATATTTGCTTCtttgatttttttcaaaattgtatttttcaCTTCACTCGCTAATAATTGAATAAACTCATTTTGAATTCTATGTCCCAAATAATGATTATGAATTTCACTATTGTCAATACGTCGAACATGTTCTTGCATAATTGGATCAAATTCAGCAATCATTTCAATTAAACTCAAAAAAATTCCATTGTTCTCTTGGTAGATCTTTTCATTATTTACACGAAATGCCAAATTATTCTTAGCTAGACTTTTTACAATAGCAattattcttactaaaacattcCTCCAATGTTCCTTCTCCTTATTAATTCGTTCTTGCACACTTTTATCTATTGTTTTATTATTTGCAGGTCTCAATTCTAAGTCAATCCAAGCATTCATGTTAAAAATATGCTCATTACTTGTTTCATGTGTTTTAAGCCTAGCATCAAGATTTCTCCATTCCTTAATTCCTTCATTTCCTAATTGATTCATATTATTAGTAGAATTAGAATGAAATAATTTGCAACAAAAACAATACACCTTGTCAAAATCCTTAGAATATACCAACCATCTTCTATCATATGTTTCTCCATTCAATAATTTTCTCATGTAATAAAAAGTGGAAAAATTCCTAGAATTTTCATCTTTTGGAAAAATTATATCATTTATTCTAATTGGACCTTTTTCAACTAACAAATCTCTTAATTTAGTATCAATAATTTTCCACCATCCGGGATCATAAATATTATAAGAAACATCACTACTCAAATTATCATGAACATCTTTTCTTTCTATATCAACTTCATTTTCATTAATATTTTCTTGACCATCTTCATTAACAGTTACATCATCATTCTCATTCTCTAAGTTCTTTTCTACCATAATTTCCTCATCCTCTAgtgatttcaaattatttttttcaattgttTCACTACTCAAATTCAATGCATCATTCTTGCTActtaaaataaatttatcaaGAGCTTCTTTTTGTGATTGAACTAAACTttctattctttttttcttttttagtttCTCATATCCCGaagcatattttttattatacatACTTTTTCTTACTATAAAACTATTATATAGAATAAGAAAACTAGCGAGCaaatcaaaataatataataagatagaaataacaaaacaacaataataacaatataaaatattatttgaaaaatattataaacaaATGAGTAAGAATGATATAACCTGGAGGCTGGAGATTTTTGCTTTCTAGCaatattatgaagaaatattttgaTTCTTGAATCCAAATGCTTAAAGAAAGAATGCATATGAGAGAATTTCACTTTTAGAGAATAAGAGAAATAAAATAGTGTATTATGAAAATTGTAATAGGAATATATATACCAAACCAACGGTATAATTTGAAACGTTAACCTATAATTAATGACAATTTATATTAACAAGAAAAAATTAACAttagaatatatatattgttattacattggaaatgaaaaataaaataaattaaagtcAAAAGAAGTTAATCAGTACCTATTTTTTCTCACTAAACTGTATAACTCATGACTCACCACTTTaaagtttaaaaaatattttaaattttttttcaagAGTTAACTGTACAATGAATacttaaaatttgaaatatatttaatatatatatgatgGTATAAAAAAAATGGGCCTCCTATATATATGTGAATGTATGTGCTTCTTTTATTTTGGACATTTGATTATTTTTAGAATTGGGATTTGGGATTGGTACTTTTTTGTTGGTCATGTTTGATCATTGCTTTTGTATATTGTGGATATTTACATGACACAAGATAATGTCCTCTGCATTATTTATACAATTCAGCCTTTGTTAAAGACTTGGGGCTACTCTCTTTGAAATCTTGTTGTATCTATTATAGGACAACCAGATTACCTTGAATAAACTATGATCTTGGTttcttaaattaataaaaaaattcttcTCTATTATGATATACTCAATTTCTACTTGGTGCTATTTTGCGTTTGGACCTTTCTTACAAACATAAAGAGGGACATTTTTTTTAATACCTTAATCTTAGATCTTATTAGTGTTGTATTTTTGTATTTCTCATGATTGTTTGTGTTCAAATTTCTTTAGAATTGCCTAAAGTGCGTTGGCTCCTACCTGAGTCATACTTGGATGTGAAGAACAAAGATTGTGGATGTAAGAATATGATGGACATTTGTGGCATTTTGAAATAAATTCAGTTGCACATAccatacaattatatatatatgtcatttgacaTGAATGGTCCTTCATTCTAAAATATCCTAGTTAGTAGCCATAACTTTTTATTGCAAAACTATCCCATTACCAACACAAATATTAATCACAAAGGAGCATATATTGGGAAAGAATACACCCAAGTCCTTGTTATTTAGGATGCATATATAGCCACTAAATGCTTGGGTTTAGATCTTTATGAAATTTAAGTGACAAGACTACTGCTTTGTGTATTGATCATAAATTCTTATGACTTCTTAGGTATGGGAGTTGTCAATGGCACAACAAAGAATGGTGTTGGCATTTATGATGTCTATGGGAGTGCATGCTGTGGTCATGAAGGGTGTTGCTCTGCTTCTTATGGTTGGAGTTTGGGCATTTATTATGGTCATCAATCTTTTAATATAAGTTTTGTATATTTGtacaatatattatatatgtaaatTTATATAGATCTGAGTGTTCTATATTTGTATGTATATATTGTAAATTTGTACAAATCTAAAGATTGTAAATTTATTGATATATATTGGTGATATTAAGTATATTTGTTTATTTGTGACTTTAGTAATTTTGATATTGGTTCTATTCTATTTGGTGATCGATTTTAATAGTGTAATGGTCATACtagttaatatataaaaaaaaatacaggtTAATATGAAAAAAATAGAACACCATAAGTCAGTTGTACTTAAATCGAGTTATGATGTAGAACACCACAAGTCGGTTGGACAATTGACCTACCCTGATGTACACCGTAGGTTGGTTGGACAACCGACATACCCTATTATACACCATAGGTTCGTTGTACAACTGAGCTACCATGTTTTACACCATAGGTGGGTTTGGTgccaactgacctaccatgtgtTTACATGTCAAGTCATTACATGGGAAGTCAGTTCAAAATCGACTTATGAACGTTTATAGGTCGGTTTTTAATAGACTTCTCATGCAATTTTTGTAGTAGTAAAACATATCCCacatgtgcatgggtcatgcatgttgcgacccaaatttgctaataaggcttagggccttgattagcatgcttggagggcaataagtggtttattatgttaatatatgaatttgatgattatgtgattagaaatgcatgtttatgtgaattaagtatgcatgtgggcctcatttTGTTGTTaggggcgtatttgtaattttagcctgttgagggtataaatgcaatatttatgtatattgtgattgctaccacgtgtgagtggtgatataattgtgatgaacgatccgagacggtcctagggagtagtttagcttaaaattcacaacggggtcaaatacccggctcgggaggagcctaggggtattttgggtatataatatgggTTTTGGATTTATTaatgttaaccgagattttcggcaactctattaatgaataatatttgctggtaataataatgaaagtagaagatcgacacgaggtttttacatggttggggcattaactagccttagtccacgagtctatatattagagctagaaaaagcttttacaatggaAGTTTCTATCaatatctgaacagagtttctgccttcttttttctttttactcCAGACCCCTTTAcattgttctacagcttatatttataagctgaggggaatacCGGGTCTGGGCCGAATCCGATCCGGGCCCATCAAAGAAATGGGTAGAAGGGGcttttctagtggaggcccaatacaaaaaggtataaaatacacgaaattcacaccagctaaggcccaataggtTGACCTGAGAAACAAGCCTCGCCCGAAaaaacggcgctttggctctgaccactttgAGTTACGAGgttgattcaggagacaagaccggtcagggtacttggctgcgcagtcctgacacatcagtgtgCAATCCTGAGGCGAcccttttctgcaggcgaaaattGGGGGgcaatgcccacgcgaaatgaggcggcttcaggatCATGGACGCTTGGCCCTTCGACCGAGgaggaggtgatccaggtccgtttaccgttGGCCCGCTCCATTTATCATAGGCCCGGACAATACCAGGGTCCGGGACAGGAATGCGTAGGCCGCGACGGTCTGGGCGCTCTGGACATCGCCCAGACCGTTCTTGCTGAGGACGAACCCGGAGGGACGTCTCGGACCTctccaatgggcccagtctaGAGTCCTTGGTCCGTACCAGTCCCCTTGGGCAATCTtcaaaccaagggaccttgggc
The genomic region above belongs to Humulus lupulus chromosome 1, drHumLupu1.1, whole genome shotgun sequence and contains:
- the LOC133824494 gene encoding uncharacterized protein LOC133824494, which produces MVEKNLENENDDVTVNEDGQENINENEVDIERKDVHDNLSSDVSYNIYDPGWWKIIDTKLRDLLVEKGPIRINDIIFPKDENSRNFSTFYYMRKLLNGETYDRRWLVYSKDFDKVYCFCCKLFHSNSTNNMNQLGNEGIKEWRNLDARLKTHETSNEHIFNMNAWIDLELRPANNKTIDKSVQERINKEKEHWRNVLVRIIAIVKSLAKNNLAFRVNNEKIYQENNGIFLSLIEMIAEFDPIMQEHVRRIDNSEIHNHYLGHRIQNEFIQLLASEVKNTILKKIKEANIFHELTKEIENLKLDINDIRGQGYDNGSNMKGKHQDLFSELKVLRKFFPNENNSSIEILDYIKKIDSLPNAYIAYRILLTIPVIVVSTERSFSKLKLIKSYLRSTMLQERLSGLAMFYDLEIVHCEKVGEENLLIGEFIYNFE